A genomic stretch from Seriola aureovittata isolate HTS-2021-v1 ecotype China chromosome 13, ASM2101889v1, whole genome shotgun sequence includes:
- the emx1 gene encoding homeobox protein EMX1: MMFSSAGKRCFTIESLVAKENPLTAEDPIRPTALSYSNPTTDALMNGYQGPPARSLYQSPDLVFPETVNHPSLTVAPHQLGGSHLQHPHFFGTQHRDPLNFYPWVLRNRFFGHRFQGNDVSQDSLLLHGPFARKPKRIRTAFSPSQLLRLERAFEKNHYVVGAERKQLANSLSLSETQVKVWFQNRRTKYKRQKLEEEGPDSQQKKKGNHHINRWRIATKQASSEDIDVTSED; encoded by the exons ATGATGTTTTCGTCTGCAGGAAAGCGCTGCTTCACGATAGAGTCTCTGGTGGCCAAAGAGAACCCTCTAACAGCCGAGGATCCCATCCGTCCGACGGCTTTAAGTTACTCTAACCCGACGACAGATGCCTTAATGAACGGTTACCAGGGTCCACCGGCCAGGTCCCTCTACCAGAGCCCGGACCTGGTGTTCCCAGAGACGGTAAACCACCCCTCCCTCACCGTGGCTCCACACCAGCTCGGAGGCTCCCACCTACAGCATCCGCACTTCTTCGGGACGCAACACCGAGACCCGCTCAACTTCTACCCCTGGGTCCTACGGAACAGGTTTTTCGGACACAGATTTCAAG GTAACGATGTGTCCCAGGACAGCCTGCTCCTCCACGGTCCTTTTGCCAGGAAACCCAAGCGCATCCGGACGGCCTTCTCTCCCTCGCAGCTCCTCCGTCTGGAGAGAGCCTTCGAGAAGAATCACTATGTGGTGGGAGCCGAGAGGAAGCAGCTCGCCAACAGCTTGAGTTTATCTGAAACACAG GTGAAGGTGTGGTTCCAGAACAGGCGGACCAAGTACAAGCGGcagaagctggaggaggagggaccaGACAgccagcagaagaagaagggaaaccACCACATCAACAGATGGCGCATCGCCACCAAGCAGGCCAGCTCCGAGGACATTGACGTGACCTCAGAGGACTAA
- the noto gene encoding homeobox protein notochord translates to MQVPNRPVGAYGYSVRNYAPASLFPQYQGSQCASSTKPPSGKSFTIDALLAKPEDTTGGRTSPSQCGVKYQPAAPVLPLSGHVGLPIAPAPYVYSPNMLHSAVHTQPGYSIYCCPPFTYQSTCRGAFYAQASMSKVNAGLHSFKTKGGKSKRMRTSFTSEQLSRLEKEFARQQYMVGSERFLLASALQLTEAQVKVWFQNRRIKWRKQSLEQQQAKLAKLGLAAPPKSPGSQGHGDEGDEDEEFSDSDVDIDVSDDSTDHC, encoded by the exons ATGCAGGTGCCGAACAGACCCGTCGGAGCTTATGGATACTCTGTGCGTAATTACGCACCAGCGTCGCTGTTCCCGCAATACCAGGGGAGCCAGTGCGCGTCATCAACGAAGCCTCCCAGTGGAAAATCTTTCACCATTGATGCTTTGCTCGCCAAGCCGGAGGACACAACCGGCGGCCGGACGAGTCCTTCTCAATGCGGAGTGAAATATCAGCCAGCTGCTCCGGTCCTGCCTCTCAGCGGACACGTAGGCTTACCCATAGCACCGGCACCGTACGTCTACTCTCCAAACATGTTGCActcagctgttcacacacagcCTGGGTATTCAATCTACTGCTGCCCGCCGTTCACATACCAGTCAACGTGTCGTGGAGCATTTTACGCACAAG CTTCAATGTCCAAAGTCAACGCAGGCCTGCATTCGTTCAAGACCAAAGGTGGGAAGTCCAAACGGATGCGCACCAGTTTCACCAGCGAGCAGCTGTCCCGGCTGGAGAAGGAGTTTGCCCGGCAGCAGTACATGGTCGGATCAGAGAGGTTCCTCCTGGCCTCCGCTCTGCAGCTCACAGAAGCTCAG gTCAAAGTCTGGTTCCAGAACCGACGCATCAAGTGGCGCAAACAGagtctggagcagcagcaggccaAGCTGGCCAAACTGGGCCTGGCCGCTCCGCCAAAAAGCCCCGGATCTCAAGGGCACGGAGACGAAGGCGATGAGGATGAGGAGTTCTCCGACTCAGACGTGGACATCGACGTGTCCGATGACTCCACTGACCACTGCTAA